Proteins co-encoded in one Terriglobales bacterium genomic window:
- a CDS encoding zinc-dependent metalloprotease, translating into MTKTILLLFCLSAFAFSQNNNSHSNPQAAANDQHSSSDRLSGLKRNDGFIPFFWDAKKGELLFELSLERLGGDFIYFTGLSSGVGSIEMFADRSSVGGSQLCRFVRSGPKVLVIAENTSFRAENGSSELKHSVERSFPTSVIAALPVESEQGDSLVVNANPLVVRDATGLLNQLRRPSRAINGVVRQVANENGANWRLDGERSAVDMEHTRAFPQNTEVENILTFVSDSGSRAVNNPEPGVLTVHEHISLLALPPAGYQPRVADPRVGFFGEQFDDFSRSYKQSLSQNFIDRWRLEKKDPRAAISEPVKPITFYLDRAIPEPMRSAARRGALWWNQAFEQAGFRNALVMEDLPEGADPLDVRYPTIQWTNRNGRGWSVGMVQTDPRTGEILHAVVQLDSHRMRTVNNYWDVVTPGAASGRDDSEMDLFAELDNADPQLSEDEVLVRRIALLACHEMGHILGLEHNFVTSTFDRGSVMDYFAPRIRIRKDGTADLSDAYMQGVGSYDKFAIEWGYSTGVQLPVSPEDPQELARLDGIVRKALGQGIFWGNYDDPRWNAYDDGPDPVTWLREILPVRNALVASYSPTMLRQGEPISKFAARFALVYLFHRYALASAINTIGSARVPLTVAGDGQKPLEIWNPQSQREALQLCLQALRPDHMEVPSRIWNSLVQHENAGPDPEAYKSSAGYLFSPYDGARSIAEIVYGGLLDPERLARMDSIHHFDSSSPSASEILSALVRSAFAPTAAGHADLADVLQNELADRLMILAADDNATAEVRAQAWTGVNSVSAHVKASQAGNAEAIERRIEAFIRDPKQNVPKLKPSGAPAGPPV; encoded by the coding sequence ATGACAAAGACGATTCTTCTCCTCTTCTGTCTTTCTGCTTTTGCGTTTTCTCAAAACAACAATTCGCATTCCAACCCACAGGCGGCCGCTAATGACCAGCACTCTTCCAGTGACCGTCTGTCCGGACTGAAGCGCAATGACGGATTCATTCCGTTCTTCTGGGACGCGAAGAAAGGTGAGCTGCTCTTCGAGCTCTCGCTCGAACGGCTCGGTGGCGACTTCATTTATTTCACCGGACTGAGCAGCGGCGTTGGCTCGATCGAGATGTTTGCCGATCGGAGCAGCGTCGGCGGCTCGCAGCTTTGCCGATTCGTGCGCTCCGGACCGAAGGTGTTGGTCATTGCCGAGAACACCAGCTTCCGCGCCGAGAACGGTAGTTCCGAATTGAAGCACTCGGTTGAGCGCAGCTTTCCCACTTCGGTCATCGCCGCTCTGCCCGTCGAGTCGGAGCAGGGAGACAGTCTGGTCGTAAACGCCAATCCATTGGTGGTCCGCGATGCCACTGGATTGCTGAACCAATTGCGCCGTCCTTCGCGCGCCATCAATGGAGTGGTTCGGCAGGTTGCAAATGAGAATGGTGCGAACTGGCGACTTGACGGCGAGCGCAGCGCGGTGGACATGGAGCACACGCGCGCTTTCCCGCAGAATACCGAAGTCGAGAACATTCTGACGTTTGTCAGTGATTCGGGAAGTCGAGCCGTGAACAATCCAGAACCGGGAGTGCTCACTGTGCACGAGCATATTTCTTTGCTTGCGCTTCCGCCTGCCGGATATCAGCCGCGCGTTGCCGATCCTCGCGTCGGATTTTTCGGCGAGCAGTTTGATGACTTCTCTCGCAGCTACAAACAGTCGCTGAGCCAGAACTTTATTGATCGCTGGCGACTGGAGAAGAAGGATCCACGCGCCGCGATCAGCGAGCCGGTTAAGCCGATCACTTTTTACCTTGACCGTGCCATTCCCGAGCCGATGCGCTCGGCTGCGCGTCGTGGTGCGTTGTGGTGGAACCAGGCATTCGAGCAGGCGGGATTTCGCAATGCGCTCGTAATGGAAGACCTGCCTGAAGGCGCTGATCCGCTCGACGTGCGCTATCCCACGATTCAATGGACAAACCGCAACGGACGCGGCTGGTCCGTTGGCATGGTGCAAACCGATCCGCGCACCGGCGAGATTCTTCATGCTGTGGTGCAGCTGGACTCTCATCGCATGAGGACGGTCAACAACTACTGGGACGTGGTCACGCCGGGCGCAGCTTCGGGTCGCGACGATTCCGAAATGGACCTGTTCGCAGAACTCGACAATGCCGATCCGCAGCTCTCGGAAGATGAAGTCCTGGTTCGACGCATCGCACTCCTTGCCTGCCATGAAATGGGACATATTCTCGGACTTGAGCACAACTTTGTCACCAGCACCTTCGATCGTGGATCGGTGATGGACTACTTCGCCCCGCGCATCCGCATTCGCAAAGACGGCACCGCCGATCTGAGCGATGCGTACATGCAGGGCGTTGGCAGCTACGACAAGTTCGCGATTGAGTGGGGATACAGCACAGGCGTTCAGTTGCCTGTTTCGCCCGAAGATCCACAGGAGCTTGCGCGACTCGATGGAATCGTGCGCAAGGCTCTCGGCCAGGGAATTTTCTGGGGCAACTACGACGATCCGCGTTGGAACGCCTATGACGATGGTCCTGATCCAGTCACGTGGCTGCGCGAAATCCTTCCAGTTCGCAACGCGTTGGTCGCATCTTACAGCCCTACGATGCTCCGCCAGGGCGAGCCCATTTCGAAATTCGCCGCCCGATTCGCTCTTGTGTACCTCTTCCACCGTTACGCGCTCGCATCGGCGATCAACACGATCGGTAGCGCCAGGGTTCCACTCACGGTCGCCGGCGACGGCCAAAAGCCGCTCGAAATCTGGAATCCGCAGAGCCAGCGTGAGGCTCTCCAGTTGTGCCTGCAGGCGCTTCGCCCAGACCATATGGAAGTGCCGTCCCGAATCTGGAATTCGCTGGTGCAGCATGAAAACGCGGGACCCGATCCGGAAGCTTACAAATCCAGCGCCGGATATTTGTTCAGTCCATACGACGGCGCACGGTCCATTGCGGAGATCGTTTACGGCGGACTTCTCGATCCTGAGCGACTCGCTCGCATGGACTCCATTCATCACTTCGACAGCAGCTCGCCTTCTGCGAGCGAGATCCTTTCCGCTCTGGTAAGAAGCGCATTTGCTCCGACTGCGGCAGGCCATGCAGATCTTGCTGATGTTCTCCAGAACGAGTTAGCCGATCGATTAATGATTCTTGCTGCCGATGACAACGCGACTGCCGAAGTTCGCGCCCAAGCGTGGACGGGAGTAAATAGCGTCTCCGCTCACGTAAAGGCGTCCCAAGCTGGGAATGCAGAGGCCATTGAGCGCAGAATCGAAGCATTCATTCGCGATCCCAAGCAGAACGTGCCGAAGTTGAAGCCGTCAGGAGCGCCGGCAGGGCCACCGGTTTAG
- a CDS encoding NADPH:quinone reductase — protein sequence MKAIRVQQFGGPEVLKVETVPDLQPGPGQVLVKVHAAGVNPFETYQRTGTYAVKPQLPYTPGADAAGTVISVGSGVQRFRAGDRVYVAGNVTGSYAEQVVCLEAQAHLLPKNVSFQQGAAMGVPYGTAYRALFQKAHGLPNETILVHGASGGVGIAAVQLGRAHGMTVIGTAGTEKGRTLVRDNGAHHVLDHSKGSVAEEVKRITDGRGVNVILEMLANKNLAQDLSMLAIRGRIVVIGNRGTIEINPRDAMARDAIILGMTLWNTPEEDLARIHAALVASLENGVVRPVIGKELPLAEAARAHEEIMQPGSYGKIVLMP from the coding sequence ATGAAGGCGATTCGCGTTCAGCAATTCGGCGGGCCTGAGGTGTTGAAGGTTGAGACTGTTCCCGATCTGCAACCCGGTCCCGGACAGGTTCTCGTGAAGGTTCACGCTGCCGGCGTAAACCCATTCGAGACTTACCAGCGCACAGGCACCTACGCTGTTAAGCCGCAGCTTCCATACACTCCGGGAGCAGACGCGGCCGGGACAGTGATTAGCGTCGGGTCCGGAGTACAGCGTTTCCGAGCAGGCGATCGGGTGTATGTCGCAGGAAACGTGACCGGCAGCTACGCCGAACAGGTGGTGTGTCTCGAAGCGCAAGCGCATCTTTTACCGAAGAATGTCTCGTTCCAGCAAGGCGCGGCGATGGGTGTTCCGTACGGAACTGCGTATCGCGCTCTCTTCCAGAAAGCTCACGGCCTTCCTAACGAAACCATTTTGGTCCATGGAGCGAGCGGAGGCGTTGGTATTGCTGCAGTCCAGTTAGGGCGCGCGCACGGCATGACCGTAATCGGCACTGCTGGAACGGAAAAGGGAAGAACCCTGGTTCGCGACAATGGCGCACATCATGTCCTCGATCACAGCAAAGGCAGCGTCGCTGAAGAAGTAAAGAGGATTACAGACGGTCGCGGTGTGAACGTCATCCTGGAAATGCTCGCGAACAAGAACCTGGCGCAGGATCTCTCGATGCTCGCGATTCGCGGACGGATCGTAGTCATCGGTAACCGCGGCACAATTGAAATCAATCCCCGAGATGCTATGGCGCGCGACGCAATCATCCTGGGAATGACGCTGTGGAACACACCGGAAGAAGATCTCGCCAGGATTCACGCAGCGCTCGTGGCATCCCTCGAGAATGGCGTTGTGCGTCCCGTGATCGGGAAAGAACTGCCTCTCGCCGAAGCGGCACGCGCACACGAGGAGATCATGCAGCCGGGAAGCTACGGGAAGATTGTGTTGATGCCTTAA
- a CDS encoding cupin domain-containing protein — translation MKYTAWKDVELEQVNPLLDRQIITGDEVMLARVLLKKGCIVPEHSHVNEQVTYILEGALKFWIEGKEIVVHEGEVLCIPSHVPHKAEAMEDTVDLDIFYPLRQDWLNKTDGYLRAASKK, via the coding sequence ATGAAATACACGGCATGGAAGGACGTTGAACTCGAGCAGGTGAATCCGCTGCTCGACCGACAAATCATCACAGGCGACGAGGTCATGCTCGCCCGCGTACTGCTGAAGAAGGGCTGCATCGTTCCCGAGCACAGCCATGTGAACGAGCAGGTGACCTACATTCTCGAAGGCGCTCTCAAGTTCTGGATCGAGGGAAAGGAAATTGTTGTACACGAAGGCGAGGTGCTCTGCATTCCGTCGCACGTTCCGCACAAGGCGGAAGCCATGGAGGACACGGTCGATCTCGATATCTTCTATCCGCTTCGCCAGGACTGGCTGAACAAGACCGACGGCTACTTACGGGCCGCGTCCAAAAAGTAA